In a single window of the Labeo rohita strain BAU-BD-2019 chromosome 23, IGBB_LRoh.1.0, whole genome shotgun sequence genome:
- the LOC127154522 gene encoding RING finger protein 223, whose amino-acid sequence MEPSPVVWHTQVVPLEIDLERANSQPECSICFTTYDNVFKTPKQLDCTHTFCLECLSRIMATSMDPQNSKISCPFCRHPTTVPKKGPPALTTSQEVLCRLPVHQQHEEPVWLDGDRLCYKQPIDIPGVPAFCICVDIGASGRNAVSATQTQPRLGLLDRLMDCKRLLLFIFLSVLLMGIIMWPLQCIVTTGSMRCASQNLQMPTTTPSTTTVNL is encoded by the coding sequence ATGGAGCCGAGCCCTGTGGTGTGGCACACACAGGTGGTCCCGCTAGAAATAGACCTGGAGAGGGCTAACTCTCAACCTGAGTGCTccatctgcttcaccacctacGACAACGTCTTCAAAACGCCGAAACAGTTGGACTGCACTCACACCTTCTGCCTCGAGTGCCTTTCCCGCATTATGGCCACCTCCATGGACCCCCAAAACTCTAAAATCTCCTGCCCCTTCTGTCGGCATCCCACTACCGTTCCAAAAAAGGGGCCTCCAGCTTTGACCACCAGCCAGGAGGTGCTGTGCCGCTTGCCCGTCCACCAGCAGCATGAGGAGCCCGTGTGGCTGGATGGGGACAGGCTGTGCTACAAGCAGCCAATAGACATTCCAGGCGTGCCAGCGTTCTGCATCTGTGTCGATATTGGGGCCAGTGGACGAAATGCCGTATCTGCTACCCAAACTCAACCACGACTTGGGCTTCTGGATCGGCTGATGGACTGTAAGCGTTTGCTGCTTTTTATATTCCTCTCGGTGCTCCTGATGGGAATCATTATGTGGCCCTTGCAGTGCATTGTTACGACGGGCTCCATGCGTTGTGCATCCCAGAACTTGCAGATGCCTACTACCACACCTTCTACTACCACAGTCAATCTATAA
- the ptpn11b gene encoding tyrosine-protein phosphatase non-receptor type 11b isoform X1: MTSRRWFHPNITGIEAEHLLLTRGVHGSFLARPSKSNPGDFTLSVRRNDEVTHIKIQNSGDYYDLYGGEKFATLAELVQYYTEQHDLLRERNGDVIELKYPLNCKDPTSERWYHGHLSGRDAEKLLTEKGKSGSFLVRESQSKPGDFVLSVLTNEEKHENVDRRTKVTHVMIRYQDGKYDVGGGERFDTLADLVEHYKKNPMVEKSGIVVHLKQPFNATRINAANIENRVRELNKVADNSEKPKQGFWEEFEVLQQQECKLLYPRKEGQRPENKNKNRYKNILPFDTTRVQIKEADPDVPGSDYINANYIRSMNEEGRHMDEGKVFIATQGCLQNTVLDFWKMVYQENTHVIVMTTKEMERGRNKCVRYWPDLNSTKEFGKVCVKNIEEHTAQDYIRRELEVTRLDRREPPRCIWHYQYLSWPDHGVPNEPGGVLSFLEQVNRTQSAIPESGPIVVHCSAGIGRTGTIIVIDILIDIINRQGLDCDIDIPKTIQRVRQQRSGMVQTEAQYKFIYMAVQQYIDTAQKRLEEEQRNKTKEREYSNIKYPQMSNARAKPNMSSSRSSSVMNDDSGVYENLNIKNPKGSTSSNTRR, translated from the exons gtgGTTTCATCCCAACATCACTGGGATCGAGGCAGAACACCTGCTCCTGACACGGGGCGTCCATGGCAGCTTTCTAGCGAGACCCAGCAAGAGCAACCCAGGAGATTTCACTCTCTCTGTCAG GAGGAACGATGAGGTCACCCATATTAAAATCCAGAACTCGGGGGACTATTATGACCTGTACGGAGGGGAGAAATTCGCCACGCTGGCTGAATTGGTCCAGTACTACACCGAGCAGCACGACCTCCTGCGGGAACGCAATGGAGACGTTATCGAGCTGAAATACCCCCTCAACTGCAAAGACCCCACGTCTGAGAG GTGGTATCATGGGCATCTCTCAGGGAGAGATGCTGAAAAGCTCCTTACGGAGAAGGGTAAATCCGGCAGCTTCCTGGTGAGAGAAAGCCAAAGTAAACCGGGAGACTTTGTGCTTTCCGTCCTCACTAATGAAGAAAAGCATGAAAACGTAGACCGCAGGACTAAAGTTACCCATGTCATGATCCGTTATCag GATGGAAAATATGATGTAGGAGGAGGGGAGAGGTTTGACACTTTGGCAGATTTAGTAGAACATTATAAGAAAAACCCCATGGTTGAGAAAAGTGGAATTGTTGTACACCTTAAACAG CCATTCAATGCCACAAGGATAAATGCAGCAAACATTGAAAACAGGGTACGAGAATTAAACAAAGTAGCTGACAACTCAGAGAAACCCAAGCAAGGCTTCTGGGAAGAATTTGAG GTTTTACAGCAGCAAGAATGTAAACTCCTTTACCCCAGAAAAGAGGGGCAGAGaccagaaaataaaaacaagaacagATATAAGAACATTCTACCAT TTGACACCACTCGAGTGCAGATCAAGGAGGCGGATCCTGATGTGCCGGGTTCTGATTACATCAACGCTAACTATATCCGA agCATGAATGAAGAAGGTCGTCATATGGATGAAGGTAAAGTGTTCATCGCCACTCAGGGTTGCCTTCAGAACACCGTCCTAGACTTCTGGAAAATGGTGTACCAGGAAAACACTCATGTTATTGTCATGACAACCAAGGAGATGGAGAGAGGACGG AATAAGTGTGTGCGGTACTGGCCAGACTTGAATTCAACAAAGGAGTTTGGGAAGGTGTGTGTGAAGAACATTGAGGAACACACAGCTCAGGACTACATACGGCGAGAGCTTGAAGTCACACGTCTAGACAGG AGAGAGCCTCCCAGGTGTATCTGGCACTATCAGTACCTAAGCTGGCCTGATCACGGTGTTCCCAATGAGCCTGGAGGAGTCTTGAGCTTCCTGGAGCAAGTCAACAGAACCCAGAGTGCCATTCCAGAGAGTGGACCGATAGTGGTTCACTGCAG TGCAGGGATTGGAAGAACAGGCACAATTATTGTGATTGACATCCTTATCGACATCATAAACAGACAAG GATTGGATTGTGACATCGACATCCCAAAGACCATTCAGAGAGTGCGCCAGCAAAGATCTGGTATGGTTCAGACAGAGGCCCAGTATAAGTTCATCTACATGGCTGTTCAGCAATACATTGACACCGCACAGAAGAGACTGGAAGAGGAGCAG aGGAATAAAACAAAGGAGAGAGAGTACTCGAACATCAAGTACCCACAGATGTCAAATGCCAGAGCCAAGCCAAACATGAGCTCGTCTCGCTCTTCATCTGT AATGAACGATGACTCTGGTGTTTATGAGAATTTGAACATCAAAAATCCAAAGGGCTCCACCAGCAGCAACACCAGGAGATAA
- the ptpn11b gene encoding tyrosine-protein phosphatase non-receptor type 11b isoform X2 has translation MVRWFHPNITGIEAEHLLLTRGVHGSFLARPSKSNPGDFTLSVRRNDEVTHIKIQNSGDYYDLYGGEKFATLAELVQYYTEQHDLLRERNGDVIELKYPLNCKDPTSERWYHGHLSGRDAEKLLTEKGKSGSFLVRESQSKPGDFVLSVLTNEEKHENVDRRTKVTHVMIRYQDGKYDVGGGERFDTLADLVEHYKKNPMVEKSGIVVHLKQPFNATRINAANIENRVRELNKVADNSEKPKQGFWEEFEVLQQQECKLLYPRKEGQRPENKNKNRYKNILPFDTTRVQIKEADPDVPGSDYINANYIRSMNEEGRHMDEGKVFIATQGCLQNTVLDFWKMVYQENTHVIVMTTKEMERGRNKCVRYWPDLNSTKEFGKVCVKNIEEHTAQDYIRRELEVTRLDRREPPRCIWHYQYLSWPDHGVPNEPGGVLSFLEQVNRTQSAIPESGPIVVHCSAGIGRTGTIIVIDILIDIINRQGLDCDIDIPKTIQRVRQQRSGMVQTEAQYKFIYMAVQQYIDTAQKRLEEEQRNKTKEREYSNIKYPQMSNARAKPNMSSSRSSSVMNDDSGVYENLNIKNPKGSTSSNTRR, from the exons ATGGTGAG gtgGTTTCATCCCAACATCACTGGGATCGAGGCAGAACACCTGCTCCTGACACGGGGCGTCCATGGCAGCTTTCTAGCGAGACCCAGCAAGAGCAACCCAGGAGATTTCACTCTCTCTGTCAG GAGGAACGATGAGGTCACCCATATTAAAATCCAGAACTCGGGGGACTATTATGACCTGTACGGAGGGGAGAAATTCGCCACGCTGGCTGAATTGGTCCAGTACTACACCGAGCAGCACGACCTCCTGCGGGAACGCAATGGAGACGTTATCGAGCTGAAATACCCCCTCAACTGCAAAGACCCCACGTCTGAGAG GTGGTATCATGGGCATCTCTCAGGGAGAGATGCTGAAAAGCTCCTTACGGAGAAGGGTAAATCCGGCAGCTTCCTGGTGAGAGAAAGCCAAAGTAAACCGGGAGACTTTGTGCTTTCCGTCCTCACTAATGAAGAAAAGCATGAAAACGTAGACCGCAGGACTAAAGTTACCCATGTCATGATCCGTTATCag GATGGAAAATATGATGTAGGAGGAGGGGAGAGGTTTGACACTTTGGCAGATTTAGTAGAACATTATAAGAAAAACCCCATGGTTGAGAAAAGTGGAATTGTTGTACACCTTAAACAG CCATTCAATGCCACAAGGATAAATGCAGCAAACATTGAAAACAGGGTACGAGAATTAAACAAAGTAGCTGACAACTCAGAGAAACCCAAGCAAGGCTTCTGGGAAGAATTTGAG GTTTTACAGCAGCAAGAATGTAAACTCCTTTACCCCAGAAAAGAGGGGCAGAGaccagaaaataaaaacaagaacagATATAAGAACATTCTACCAT TTGACACCACTCGAGTGCAGATCAAGGAGGCGGATCCTGATGTGCCGGGTTCTGATTACATCAACGCTAACTATATCCGA agCATGAATGAAGAAGGTCGTCATATGGATGAAGGTAAAGTGTTCATCGCCACTCAGGGTTGCCTTCAGAACACCGTCCTAGACTTCTGGAAAATGGTGTACCAGGAAAACACTCATGTTATTGTCATGACAACCAAGGAGATGGAGAGAGGACGG AATAAGTGTGTGCGGTACTGGCCAGACTTGAATTCAACAAAGGAGTTTGGGAAGGTGTGTGTGAAGAACATTGAGGAACACACAGCTCAGGACTACATACGGCGAGAGCTTGAAGTCACACGTCTAGACAGG AGAGAGCCTCCCAGGTGTATCTGGCACTATCAGTACCTAAGCTGGCCTGATCACGGTGTTCCCAATGAGCCTGGAGGAGTCTTGAGCTTCCTGGAGCAAGTCAACAGAACCCAGAGTGCCATTCCAGAGAGTGGACCGATAGTGGTTCACTGCAG TGCAGGGATTGGAAGAACAGGCACAATTATTGTGATTGACATCCTTATCGACATCATAAACAGACAAG GATTGGATTGTGACATCGACATCCCAAAGACCATTCAGAGAGTGCGCCAGCAAAGATCTGGTATGGTTCAGACAGAGGCCCAGTATAAGTTCATCTACATGGCTGTTCAGCAATACATTGACACCGCACAGAAGAGACTGGAAGAGGAGCAG aGGAATAAAACAAAGGAGAGAGAGTACTCGAACATCAAGTACCCACAGATGTCAAATGCCAGAGCCAAGCCAAACATGAGCTCGTCTCGCTCTTCATCTGT AATGAACGATGACTCTGGTGTTTATGAGAATTTGAACATCAAAAATCCAAAGGGCTCCACCAGCAGCAACACCAGGAGATAA